A single Lolium perenne isolate Kyuss_39 chromosome 6, Kyuss_2.0, whole genome shotgun sequence DNA region contains:
- the LOC127308400 gene encoding putative F-box/FBD/LRR-repeat protein At5g52460, whose amino-acid sequence MDAAGAVGGEAFIHYAVEIAEFLNSLLPGGPLAKARIDFIVSHLISLLPPPSVPAPDDDGSSDSDDDHFSLSSSSSSDGGADLPAVVTAPPVDGLDHIGRLPDDLLSNIISRLPTNEAARTMVLSTRWRSVWAATPLLVDDAHLKATNESREMSALCAVRAVSRCVAAHPGPVRAVRITRTSFDEQEYALQRLVASLAAKNVQDLILFNRPVPFAMPLPDDILSCASLTRLYIGLWRWPFPDTTAHPPAFPNLHELGLFHTIIEDKEVDALLAQCPKLKILSYAMACNFPSHLRVKSSSLRVVVEWRCSFDDVIIDHAPCLERLLFDSTGDLPIKIVHAPRLEVLGFLDLQLHTLEIGGIVIRAGMNVRPCAMLPSVKILAVQVRFWNDTEAKMLPTLLRCFPRLGKLHIMSIWSKSPDAGDDMDFWESLTSCSCLESHLKTFLLHGFQGRKHEAAFIRYIFKNGKVLESHGIVYGDSDDVVVKGSDGSSSSDDVVVEEGPMSGSVGEGNASSAGSGGGDDVVVERGPMSGTVGEVNAPSGGSSGKYVSAHLASPCWSFQKAIDLSVEDPFYVLGPVIALLNVVDDETAC is encoded by the exons ATGGATGCCGCCGGCGCCGTTGGTGGAGAAGCATTCATACACTACGCCGTCGAAATCGCCGAGTTCCTCAACTCTCTGTTACCAGGGGGCCCGTTGGCGAAGGCCCGCATTGATTTCATCGTCTCCCACCTCATCTCCCTCCTCCCTCCGCCCTCCGTCCCCGCGCCCGATGACGACGGCTCCTCCGACTCCGACGACGACCActtctccctctcctcctccagctcctccGACGGCGGGGCCGACTTGCCCGCTGTCGTTACCGCGCCGCCGGTTGACGGCCTGGACCACATCGGCCGCCTCCCGGACGACCTGCTCTCCAACATCATCTCCCGCCTCCCCACCAACGAAGCCGCGCGCACCATGGTCCTGTCGACGCGCTGGCGCTCGGTGTGGGCGGCGACGCCGCTCCTCGTCGACGACGCCCACCTCAAGGCCACCAACGAGTCCCGCGAGATGTCCGCCTTGTGCGCCGTGCGCGCCGTCTCGCGCTGCGTGGCCGCTCACCCGGGCCCCGTCCGCGCCGTGCGCATCACCCGCACCTCCTTCGACGAGCAGGAGTACGCGCTCCAGCGCCTGGTGGCCAGCCTCGCCGCCAAGAACGTGCAGGACCTCATCCTCTTCAACCGCCCCGTGCCGTTCGCCATGCCGCTCCCCGACGACATCCTCAGCTGCGCCTCCCTCACCCGCCTCTACATCGGCCTCTGGCGCTGGCCCTTCCCGGACACTACCGCCCACCCGCCTGCCTTCCCCAACCTCCACGAGCTCGGCCTTTTCCACACCATCATCGAGGACAAGGAAGTCGACGCCTTGCTCGCGCAATGCCCCAAGCTGAAGATCCTCTCCTATGCCATGGCGTGCAACTTCCCTTCACACCTCCGCGTCAAGTCCTCCAGCCTCCGTGTTGTGGTGGAATGGAGATGCAGCTTCGATGATGTCATCATCGATCATGCCCCCTGCCTGGAGCGCCTGCTCTTCGATAGTACTGGAGACCTACCCATCAAGATTGTGCACGCGCCCAGGCTGGAGGTCCTCGGGTTCTTGGACCTCCAGCTCCACACGCTTGAAATCGGTGGCATTGTCATCAGG GCTGGGATGAATGTGAGACCTTGTGCCATGCTTCCAAGTGTGAAGATACTTGCTGTCCAGGTGCGGTTTTGGAATGACACGGAGGCCAAGATGCTGCCCACTCTGCTCAGATGTTTTCCTCGCCTCGGGAAACTTCACATCATG TCCATTTGGTCCAAGTCACCCGATGCTGGGGATGATATGGATTTCTGGGAGTCCCTGACCTCTTGCAGTTGCCTTGAATCTCATCTGAAGACGTTCCTCCTCCACGGATTTCAGGGCAGGAAACATGAGGCGGCATTCATCCGTTACATTTTTAAGAATGGTAAGGTGCTTGAGTCCCATGGCATTGTATATGGTGACAGTGATGATGTGGTAGTGAAGGGATCCGATGGAAGCAGCTCCAGTGATGATGTGGTAGTGGAGGAAGGTCCAATGTCAGGTTCTGTTGGTGAGGGCAATGCGTCATCAGCTGGAAGCGGTGGCGGTGATGATGTGGTAGTGGAGAGAGGACCGATGTCAGGTACCGTTGGTGAGGTCAATGCGCCATCAGGTGGAAGCAGTGGCAAGTATGTTTCTGCTCACCTCGCCTCCCCTTGCTGGAGCTTTCAGAAAGCCATTGACTTGTCAGTGGAGGATCCCTTCTATGTGCTGGGGCCTGTCATTGCTCTGCTCAATGTTGTTGATGATGAGACGGCGTGCTAG